Genomic window (Bradyrhizobium sp. 186):
GCCGAACGGCGCGTTGGTCACCGTGCCCTGGTAAGGCAGGAAGTTGATGCCGCGTGTGTCCTGCTTCGAGGCCGACGCCAGCACGGTAAAGGTCGTGTCGGCGTCCGGCTTCCACGTGAACGACGGCGCGATGAAGTAGTTGTTGTCGGAGATGAAATCGACCTGGGTGCCGCCATTCTGCACCTGGCCGACGACGCGGTAGAACAGCTTGCCGTCCTGGGGCTGCGTCGCGACCGGACCGCCGACATCGAAGCCGACATAGGCGTTGCCGAAATTGTTGACGCCGGTCTCGATGTAGCGGATCGGCTCGGTTGGCGGCAGCTTGCTGATGACGTTGACGATGCCGCTCGGGCTCGATCCGCCGTAAAGCACCGCCGACGGGCCGCGCAGCACTTCGACCCGCTCCATGTTCGACGGCTGAAGCTTCCAGCTCGCATAGGACGTGTAGAACAGCTGCATGCCGTCGAGGAACAGTCCGATGTCGTCGGACTTGAAGCCGCGGATCAGCCACCAGTCGTTGCGGGTGTCCGCGCCGAACGTTCCGGCGCGCACGCCGGCGGTGTAGCGCAGGACTTCGTCGAGCTTGTTCGGCTTCTGGTCGCGGATCTGCTCGGCGCCGATGACCGACACCGATTGCGGCGTCTCCATGATCGGCGTGTTGGTCTTGGTACCGGACGAACTGCGATTAGCGACGTAGCCATGGACCGGGCCGCGCGGTGTCTCGACAAAGCCGACGTTGCGTTGCGGCTGCAGTTTCTGACTATTGGCGCTCTGCGCCGACCGCTGCGCGCGGCGCGGCGCGGTCGTGGCTGCGCGGCGGCGTTGCTCCGGCGCGGCAACGGTCACCGGCGGCAAGTTCGTCGCGCCGCTCTGCGCCGACGATTGTGCGAGCGATGCCTGCGGCAGCAAGACCCAAGCGGACGCGGTCGCCAATACGGCCGACCGCAACATACGAAGACTGTTCAATGCGCCACCCCAAAAGCTGCATGTTTGATGCGTCATGCCGCCAGTCCCAGGACAGCATGCGCTTGCGGTGACGCTTAAGTGAGGGGGTGCGAAATCCCTAATTGAAAGCTTCTTAGAAAGACTCTTAGAAGCGATCCAACATTTCCAGAGATTGCTGAGAGATCAGCGCAGAACTTTCTCGGCTTCGAGCATCTTCTCGGCGGTCGCGGTGAGCAGATCGATCTGCGCCAGCAGTGTCTCGAATTCGTCTCGGCTCAGATGTTCCAGCAATTGCCGATTGCGCTCCTGCGCGCCGGCGACGATCGCATCATGGGCGGCGAGGCCCGCTGGGGTCAGCGAGACCAGCACCTCGCGGCTGTCTTTTGGGTTCGCCGATTTCGCGATCAGCTTGCGCGACACGAGCTCCGCGAGCGCGCGGCTGATCTGGCCCTTGTCCTGGCCAACGGCTTCGGCGAGCCGCGCCACGCTCATCGGCGGCCGCCGGCCGAGCGAGGCGACCAGCCCGAACTCGACGGAAGACAATCCGGCGAGGCGCTTGTAGCGCAGGATGGCGCCGCGCTTGAGTAAATTGGCGAGCACCATCAGCCGCGACGACAGCATCACGGTGATCGGCGCCGGCGGATCGTTCTCGTCCGTCTCGGGCGACGACCCGCCCCTGCTCGATATCTGGCTCATGGTCCACCTCTGCCAAGAAAGCCATCACCTGCCAAGCCCGGGCGCCGCCGGGTCCGTCCCGTGGTCAAATGCGACTAGGAGGCATCTTGAAAAATCGTTGACATTGTCATCGATTGGCTTTTGACTGGATCCAACCATCAAGAACGATCCGGCCACCCAAGGCCTGCGGCGGGAGGAACAGCATGACCATCACCCAGCGGGATCGCGATCTCGGCACCGCCTATGCGATGAAGCCGGCACATACACGCACCGAGCTCACAGCAGTCGTGCGCGGCACGCCGATGGGCGAGCTGCTCCGTCGCTATTGGCATCCGGTCGGCCTCGCCGGTGACGCCACCGACACGCCGAAGAAAGTGCGCGCGCTCGGCGAGGACCTGATCCTGTTCCGCGACAAGCACGGCCGCGTCGGCCTGCTGCACGCCCGCTGCTGCCATCGCGGCACCACGCTCTATTACGGCAAGGTCGAGGAGGACGGCATCCGCTGCTGCTATCACGGCTGGAAGTTCGACACCGAAGGCCACTGCCTGGAGCAGCCCTGCGAGCCCGACGGCGGCCCGTTCAAGGACAAGGTGCGCCAGCCCTGGTATCCGGTCGAGGAGCGTTACGGGCTGATCTTCGCCTATATGGGCCCGGCCGAGAAACGCCCGGTGCTGCCGCGCTACGAATGCCTGGAGACCATGGACGACGGCGAGTTCGTCGAGGCCGACGATTCCTCGATCGGCGGCGGCGGGCCGGCGGTCATTCCCTGCAACTGGCTCCAGCACTTCGAGAACGTGGTCGATCCCTACCACGTGCCGGTGCTGCACGGCTCGTTCAGCGGCCCGCAATTCACCAACATGATGGCCTCGATGCCGGAGGTGACGTTCGACAAGACGCCACGCGGCATCGCCGTGCGCTCGATCCGCAAGCAGGATGACGGCAGGGTGTTTTACCGCGTCACCGAGGCCGCGCTGCCCACCTTGCGCGTCGTGCCGAACCCGCGCGTGGCGCAATTCGCCCGCGTCGAATCGATCGGATGGACTCTGCCGATCGACGACACCTCGTTCCGCATCTACGTCGCCGGCCGCGTCAAGAATTCCGGAGACATCGGCCGCATGCGCTCGAAGTTCAACGGAAAATTCTGGTGGGACATGAGCGAGGCCGAGCACCAGCAATTCCCCGGCGACTACGAAGCCCAGGTCGGCCAGGGCCCGCAGACCGTCCACTCCGAGGAGCATTTCGGCCAGAGCGACCGCGGCATCCTGTTGATCCGGCGCATGCTGAGCGACCAGCTCGATGCGATGGCCGCAGACCGCGATCCGATCGGTGTGTCGTTCGACGCAAGCGCACCGCCGGTCGAATTCGAAGCGGGGAATTACATCCGCGACGCGTGAAGCAGCCAGCTCCAAACAGAGCTGGACCGACAACGATAACAAAGACTAATTGGGGGAAGCGATGGTCGATGTGACGTCACAAATGTCGGTGCCAACAGCCGCCGCGGCAACGCCGTCGGCGCGGCGCTATTACGTGCTCGGGCTGCTCACCATCATCTACGCGCTGAATTTCCTCGACCGCACGATCTTCAATGTCCTGATCGAGCCGATCAAGAAGGAGTTCGCGCTCAGCGACACCATGATGGGCCTGCTCGCGGGCTTCGGCTTCGCGCTGTTCTATTCCCTGCTCGGCATCCCCATTGCGCGCGTGGCCGACCGGCTCAACCGGCGCAACATCGTGGCCGTGGCCTTTGCGTTCTGGAGCGCGATGACGGCGTTGTGCGGAATGGCCTCGAGCGTGACCTCGCTCGCGTTTGCCAGGATTGGTGTCGGCATCGGCGAATCCGCGGGCTCGCCGGCCTCGCAATCGATCGTCGCCGACCTCTTTGCCAAGAACGAACGTCCGCGCGCGCTCGGTATCTACGCCGTCGGCACCTATCTCGGCGTCTTCCTCGGCTATTTCGTCGGCGGCTACGTCAACCAGCACTATGGCTGGCGGATGGCGTTCTATGTCGCGGGCCTGCCCGGCATTCTGCTCGCCGTAATTTTGTGGCTGACGATCTCCGAGCCGAAGCGCGGCGCGATGCAGGAGAGTTTCGTGCCGGAGCCGCTGGGGCCGACGCTGCGCTTCCTCGCATCCCAGCAGAGCTTCATCATCGTGCTGATCGGCTTCTGCCTCACCACCTACACCAATTACGCGACCGCGGCCTGGATCCCGCCGTTCCTCGCGCGCGTGCACCATCTGTCGAGCGCCGAGATCGGCACCTATGCCGGCACCTTCAAGGGGCTGGCCGGCATGGCCGGCACCCTGCTCGGCGGCTTCGTGGTGGCCCAGATCAGCCGGCGCGACGACCGCTGGAAGCTGTGGGCGCCCGCGATCACCTCCGGCCTTGCCGGCCCGGTGTTCGCGCTGTGCCATGCTGACACAGGATTTCGCGATGATGGTGGCGATGCTGGCGCTGACCTCGTTCCTGGTCGGCTTCCATCTCGGACCAATCTTCGCGATCGCGCAGACCGTGGCAAAACCGAGCATGCGGGCGCTGGCCTCCGCGCTCATCGCGCTCACCGCCACCTGCTTCGGCCAGGGCGTCGGCCCGCTCGCCGTGGGCATGGTCAACGACGCGCTGAAGGGCAGCTTTGGCGCCGACGCCGTGCGTTATTCCCTGCTTTCGGCGGCGGTCACGACCACGCTGGGCGCCCTCCTGTTCGTCTGGGCCGCCCGGTCGATCCGGACCGATATCGGCCGGGCCGCGGCCTGAGGGCCGGGTCCGTGGTCCCATCGTGCGGCGAAACCAGCCGGGCGGCCAAATGAAACCATTTTGCGGAACCCGCGAAACCATCCGGAAACAGACGGTCCCTAGAACAAGAGCCAACAGACGGCGGCAAAGCCCGTCGGGAGGCTCAGATGAACCACTCAATTCACTCTGCTGATCGTGGTACCCACATGAAGATCGTGGTGGTGGCGCTGGTGGCCGGCATTGCAGTGGCCGCCTTCGGGATCGCTGCCCGTACCAACGCCGATTACAGCCAGACGGCTCAGTCCACCCACGTGATCAAGGCCGGCAAGGCGGTCGTGGTGACGAGCGCGGGCACGTCGGAGATCCGCTGACGGGCACTATTCTGGAGAGACCAGTGGCGGCCTCCGGGCGGCCTTTTCGTTTTCCAGAGCAATACTTAGCCGAGGCGTCCTGGCAAAGCGCAACATCCTTGACTTCACCATGTCCCCCCTTTAAGTCCCCCCTCGTTCCGCGCGCGATTAGCGAACCACGCGGGAGTAGCTCAGTTGGTTAGAGCGCCGGCCTGTCACGCCGGAGGTCGCGGGTTCGAGCCCCGTCTCTCGCGCCATTTTGGCAATCCCTTCATAGCCTTAAGCCCGAACTCTTCAACGCCCTTTGCGCCGGCGATTGATTGCGTTCGCCCAGCCGGAACCGCGGCATAGTCAGCCCGCTCCCGAATCGTCTAGGCCTGCGAGAACTTAGAGAATCCCACGCTTCTCGACTTTTCCAGGGATTCCCTGTCATTGGACAATCGAGGAAGGCCAGACAACATGGCGAAGAAGGCAGCCACTCCCGTCACCATCACCCTCAAGCACCTCGCCGCCGACATCGCGGAAAGCCAGGACCTCTCGAAGAAGCACGCCGAGGCCGTCCTCACCGACATGGTCGACCTGATCACAAAACACCTGAAGAAGGGCGACCGGGTCCGCATCGTGGGTCTGGGCATCCTCCAGGTCCGCAAGCGCGCCGCCCGCACCGGCCGCAATCCCGCCACCGGCGAGCCGATCCATATCGAGGCCAGCAAGAAGGTCGCGTTCCGGCCGGTCAAGGAGCTCAAGGAAGCGATCTGAGGCTACGTTTCGTTAAGCCTGATCCGGCGTCGTTCCGGCCGCAACGCGGCCCACTTTTCTGGTATATCCCCAGCTTCCCCTGACCCGGCGGTTTGACCAGAAATGTCCTCCCTCACCTTTTCGCATACCGTGACCGAGCGCTTCCTGCGCTACGTCACCATCGATACCCAGTCCGATCCGGAATCCCCGGCCTCGCCCTCAACCGAGAAGCAGAAAGACCTCGGCCGCGTGCTCGCCGCCGAGCTGAAGGCCATCGGCGTCGCGGACGCCCATCTCGACGACTACGGCTACGTCTATGGAACGATCCCGGCCAACACCGACAAGAGGGTGCCGGTGATCTGCTTCTGCTCGCATATGGACACCTCGCCCGACTGCTCGGGCAAGGACGTCAAGCCGCAGGTCGTGAAGAACTATCGCGGCGGCGATATCACGCTGCCAGGCGATTCCAGCCAGGTGATCCGCTTCGCCGAGCATCCCGCGCTGAAGAACCAAATCGGCAACGATATCATCACCACCGACGGCACCACGTTGCTGGGCGCCGACAACAAGGCCGGCGTCGCCGAGATCATGGATGCCGCGCATTTCTTCATCAACAACCCCGACGTGAAGCACGGCACCATCAAGATCCTGTTCACGCCCGACGAGGAGATCGGCCGCGGCGTCGACAATGTCGACCTGAAGAAGCTCGGCGCCGATTTCGGCTACACCATGGACGGCGAGAGCGCCGGCAGCGTCGAGGACGAGACCTTCTCGGCGGACGGCGCCACCATCACCATCAACGGCGTCAGTGCCCATCCCGGCTATGCCAAGGGCAAGATGGAGCATGCGATCAAGATCGCAGCCGCGATCGTCGAGCGCCTGCCCAAAGAAGGCTGCTCGCCCGAGACGACCTCAGGCAAGCAGGGCTTTCTGCACCCGATCGGGATTGACGGTGCGCTGGAGCAGGCGACGCTCTCCTTCATCGTGCGCGACTTCACCGAGGAAGGGCTGACGGAGAAGGAGGCCCTGCTCGAGGGCATCGTCAAGGACGTGATGAAGGATTTTCCGCGTTCGACCTACCGCTTCGAGGTGAAGGAGCAGTACCGCAACATGAAGCAGGTGATCGACCGTCACCCGCACATTCTCGAATACGCCATCGAAGCGATCCGCCGCGCCGGCCTGCGCCCGATGCGCACCGCGATCCGCGGCGGTACCGACGGCTCGCGGTTGTCCTTCATGGGCCTGCCCTGCCCCAACATCTTTGCCGGCGAACACGCCTTCCACTCACGCCTCGAATGGGTCAGCCGGCAGGACATGGAGAAGGCGGTGCAGACGATCGTGCATCTCGCCATGATCTGGGAGGAAAAGGCGTAGAGCTTTCGCATTCCCGGCCGAGCTGCGCACCGAGGCCGATGGACGCCAAAGCCGACCATTTGCGGTGTTCTCCCTGTCCTATGTTAACGACGCCGGCTCCACGATCATCAAGGATGCGATCGGGGCGGAACCTCCGGATGGGGAGTGCCGCGTGGATCGCAGATCGGCGTGCCTGCATCAGGCGAATGCATTCCGGGAAAAGGCGATCGCCGATCCCGAGCATCAAGACCAATGGGTCGATGAAGCCATCAAATGGCTGGAGCGGGCGATGGAAGCGGGCCGTCGCGCCGCCATCACGGTCGAGTCCGAGG
Coding sequences:
- a CDS encoding MarR family transcriptional regulator → MSQISSRGGSSPETDENDPPAPITVMLSSRLMVLANLLKRGAILRYKRLAGLSSVEFGLVASLGRRPPMSVARLAEAVGQDKGQISRALAELVSRKLIAKSANPKDSREVLVSLTPAGLAAHDAIVAGAQERNRQLLEHLSRDEFETLLAQIDLLTATAEKMLEAEKVLR
- a CDS encoding aromatic ring-hydroxylating dioxygenase subunit alpha; translated protein: MTITQRDRDLGTAYAMKPAHTRTELTAVVRGTPMGELLRRYWHPVGLAGDATDTPKKVRALGEDLILFRDKHGRVGLLHARCCHRGTTLYYGKVEEDGIRCCYHGWKFDTEGHCLEQPCEPDGGPFKDKVRQPWYPVEERYGLIFAYMGPAEKRPVLPRYECLETMDDGEFVEADDSSIGGGGPAVIPCNWLQHFENVVDPYHVPVLHGSFSGPQFTNMMASMPEVTFDKTPRGIAVRSIRKQDDGRVFYRVTEAALPTLRVVPNPRVAQFARVESIGWTLPIDDTSFRIYVAGRVKNSGDIGRMRSKFNGKFWWDMSEAEHQQFPGDYEAQVGQGPQTVHSEEHFGQSDRGILLIRRMLSDQLDAMAADRDPIGVSFDASAPPVEFEAGNYIRDA
- the pepT gene encoding peptidase T, producing the protein MSSLTFSHTVTERFLRYVTIDTQSDPESPASPSTEKQKDLGRVLAAELKAIGVADAHLDDYGYVYGTIPANTDKRVPVICFCSHMDTSPDCSGKDVKPQVVKNYRGGDITLPGDSSQVIRFAEHPALKNQIGNDIITTDGTTLLGADNKAGVAEIMDAAHFFINNPDVKHGTIKILFTPDEEIGRGVDNVDLKKLGADFGYTMDGESAGSVEDETFSADGATITINGVSAHPGYAKGKMEHAIKIAAAIVERLPKEGCSPETTSGKQGFLHPIGIDGALEQATLSFIVRDFTEEGLTEKEALLEGIVKDVMKDFPRSTYRFEVKEQYRNMKQVIDRHPHILEYAIEAIRRAGLRPMRTAIRGGTDGSRLSFMGLPCPNIFAGEHAFHSRLEWVSRQDMEKAVQTIVHLAMIWEEKA
- a CDS encoding HU family DNA-binding protein, producing the protein MDNRGRPDNMAKKAATPVTITLKHLAADIAESQDLSKKHAEAVLTDMVDLITKHLKKGDRVRIVGLGILQVRKRAARTGRNPATGEPIHIEASKKVAFRPVKELKEAI